One segment of Clostridium ljungdahlii DSM 13528 DNA contains the following:
- a CDS encoding metal-sensing transcriptional repressor: MEKHNHPNNKAVVNRLSRIIGHLEAVKRMVEEGRDCSEVIIQISAVRSALNNTGKVILKDHINHCVKDAVEKNDTEVLDNLNNAIDKFWE; encoded by the coding sequence ATGGAAAAACACAATCATCCAAATAATAAAGCAGTTGTAAATAGATTATCCAGGATAATTGGACATCTGGAGGCTGTAAAGCGTATGGTAGAAGAAGGAAGAGACTGTAGTGAAGTTATTATTCAAATATCTGCAGTAAGATCTGCACTTAATAATACAGGAAAAGTAATATTGAAAGATCATATCAATCATTGTGTGAAGGATGCAGTTGAAAAAAATGATACAGAGGTCTTAGATAATTTGAATAATGCCATTGATAAATTTTGGGAATAA
- a CDS encoding MBL fold metallo-hydrolase — protein MNISFLGGAREVGGSCILLNIYNKNILLDCGIRQSSSKDTLPDFKSIQDQGGVDVIIVSHAHMDHIGSLPIISKEYPGARIYTTRMTKDLMKVLLYDSLKIMKNREGEIPLYAEGDVISMLNRVFPINYMVEFSIFENIKLTFYTAGHIAGAACIYITTPEGSLFYSGDFSIFSQKTVEGLKVPKLRPDAAIFESTYGDRLHSNREVEEEKLIDTINDCIEKKGKMLIPAFALGRAQEVLLIIKKAVNKNILKDTKVYVDGMIKDINRTYKLNPLYLKNSLGKKILRGIEPFYDDNIIAVDNNKLREEVLKDDEPCVIVSSSGMLTGGYSQYYAEKIAPMENGYIVITGYQDEESPGRKLLNLLDEEKDKKLYINEKTVPVNCKVEKVGLSAHSDKYEIKSLIDFLTPKNIFLVHGNEEVVENLSKELSKDVRGRVYAPRCSEVYEINIKNPRKQWKKNIDKVMNSCEEMDENNVKRLWEFVRYNYGERLFTLEELIFIWKGNNKGKNALEDFQRIIVECPYFESDTRRLFLFKINSEDKVSQSLKNNEIKLNELKEAADKYFNKFNTKKISFICDQKKVILNFDFPGVVDKSIYGKIKKFEEEVKWKVEINNSVNINAVSEVVRINLQNISIKKISYRLGENQVVVMLNSKCNVEKEKLAEIENITGLQVLIQSPGIDLKDSMLIKAEDECEMMEQNKALNIIDETFEREQFRPYKKSIKSNSKGRYIELTFISPIIGKKYEKNIEELVHLTGWNMKVSNSANQNEILQIASILCKSKGIDLKKNPSFNSSNLSVELKLEDDNVENMEDVKKEFEYKTGCMLKW, from the coding sequence TAGGAGGAGCTAGAGAAGTAGGTGGAAGTTGTATCCTTTTGAACATATATAATAAAAATATACTTCTTGATTGCGGCATAAGACAGAGTTCCTCTAAAGATACCCTGCCTGATTTTAAATCAATTCAAGATCAGGGAGGAGTAGATGTTATAATTGTAAGTCATGCCCATATGGATCACATAGGTTCTCTGCCTATAATAAGTAAGGAATATCCAGGGGCTAGAATATATACAACTAGAATGACAAAGGATTTAATGAAAGTACTTTTGTATGATAGTTTGAAAATAATGAAGAATAGAGAAGGAGAAATTCCACTTTATGCTGAAGGAGACGTTATAAGCATGTTAAACCGGGTGTTTCCTATAAATTACATGGTGGAATTTTCTATATTTGAAAATATAAAACTCACTTTTTATACAGCAGGTCATATAGCAGGAGCCGCTTGTATTTATATTACGACTCCAGAGGGATCATTATTTTATTCTGGGGATTTCTCAATATTTTCACAAAAAACTGTGGAAGGGTTGAAAGTTCCAAAACTAAGACCAGATGCAGCAATCTTTGAATCCACTTATGGAGATAGACTTCATTCAAATAGAGAAGTGGAAGAGGAAAAACTTATTGATACAATAAATGACTGCATAGAGAAAAAAGGAAAAATGCTTATTCCTGCTTTTGCTCTTGGAAGGGCTCAGGAAGTGCTTCTTATTATAAAAAAAGCAGTAAATAAAAATATATTAAAAGATACTAAAGTTTATGTGGATGGTATGATAAAGGATATAAACAGGACCTACAAATTAAATCCACTGTACCTTAAAAATTCTTTAGGAAAAAAGATACTCAGAGGAATTGAACCTTTTTATGATGACAATATAATTGCAGTAGATAATAATAAACTTAGAGAAGAGGTACTAAAAGATGACGAGCCTTGTGTAATAGTGTCAAGTTCAGGAATGCTTACAGGAGGATACAGTCAATATTATGCAGAAAAAATAGCCCCTATGGAAAATGGGTACATAGTTATAACGGGATATCAGGATGAGGAATCCCCTGGAAGAAAGCTATTAAATCTTTTGGATGAGGAAAAGGACAAAAAACTTTATATAAATGAAAAAACTGTTCCTGTAAATTGCAAGGTAGAAAAAGTAGGACTTTCTGCCCACAGTGACAAATATGAAATAAAATCTCTTATAGATTTTTTAACACCTAAAAATATATTTCTAGTTCATGGAAATGAAGAGGTAGTGGAAAATTTATCAAAAGAGCTTTCCAAAGATGTAAGAGGAAGAGTATATGCACCTAGGTGTAGTGAAGTTTATGAAATAAATATAAAAAACCCAAGAAAACAGTGGAAAAAAAATATTGATAAAGTTATGAACTCTTGTGAAGAAATGGATGAAAATAATGTGAAAAGGTTATGGGAGTTTGTGCGTTATAATTACGGTGAAAGACTTTTTACATTAGAAGAACTTATATTTATATGGAAGGGAAATAACAAGGGCAAAAATGCTTTAGAAGATTTTCAAAGAATTATAGTAGAATGTCCTTATTTCGAAAGTGACACAAGGAGATTGTTTTTATTTAAAATCAATTCTGAGGATAAGGTCTCTCAGAGTTTAAAAAATAATGAGATTAAATTAAATGAATTAAAAGAAGCTGCAGACAAATATTTTAATAAATTTAATACAAAGAAAATTAGTTTTATATGTGATCAGAAAAAGGTGATTTTAAATTTTGATTTTCCAGGTGTAGTGGATAAGAGTATATACGGGAAAATAAAAAAATTTGAGGAAGAGGTTAAGTGGAAGGTAGAAATAAATAATTCTGTAAATATAAATGCAGTTTCCGAAGTCGTAAGGATAAATTTACAGAATATATCTATTAAAAAAATATCTTATAGATTAGGAGAAAACCAGGTTGTAGTTATGTTGAATTCTAAATGTAATGTGGAAAAAGAAAAATTAGCTGAAATTGAGAACATTACAGGACTTCAAGTATTAATACAATCTCCAGGAATAGATCTAAAAGATAGTATGCTTATTAAAGCTGAAGATGAGTGCGAAATGATGGAACAAAATAAAGCTTTAAATATAATAGATGAAACTTTTGAAAGAGAACAGTTTAGGCCTTACAAAAAAAGTATAAAGTCAAATTCTAAAGGAAGATACATAGAACTTACATTTATAAGTCCTATAATTGGTAAGAAATATGAAAAAAACATAGAGGAATTAGTTCATCTTACAGGGTGGAATATGAAAGTATCAAATAGTGCAAATCAGAATGAAATATTGCAAATTGCATCTATACTTTGTAAAAGTAAAGGTATAGATTTGAAAAAAAATCCGTCTTTTAATAGCAGTAATTTAAGTGTGGAGTTAAAATTAGAAGATGATAATGTAGAAAATATGGAGGATGTAAAGAAAGAATTTGAGTATAAAACTGGATGCATGTTAAAATGGTAG